In the Desulfuromonas sp. DDH964 genome, ACATCGGCTGGTGGGGGGGCGCCATCAGCGGCGTCTTCAAGTTCGCCGGTCTCTCCCCGGAGACGATCCTGTTCCGCAGCATTTACGGTGACGACGCCCTCTTCGGCACCATTGCCAGCATTTCGTCAAGCTACGTCTTCATGTTCATCCTCTTCGGCGCCTTCCTGCTTCGCTCCGGCGCGGGCGAGTTCGTCATCGACCTCGCCCGCGCCGTAGCCGGCCGCATGGTCGGCGGGCCGGGACTGGTGGCCGTGATGGCGTCGGGGCTGATGGGGACCATCTCCGGCTCGGCGGTGGCCAACACCGCCTCCACCGGGGTGATCACCATTCCGCTGATGAAACGGGCCGGTTTCCCCGCCAAGTTCGCCGCCGGGGTCGAAGCGGCCGCCTCCACCGGTGGCCAGCTGATGCCGCCGATCATGGGCGCCGGCGCCTTCGTCATGGCCTCCTACACCGAGATCTCCTACAACACCATCGTACTGGTCAGTATTCTGCCGGCGATCCTCTACTTCGCCACGGTCGGTTTTTTCGTGCGTATCGAGGCGAAACGCAGCCATGTCGATGCCCTCGACCATGAGGAGGTTTCGGCCCTCGCCGTCTTCAAGCGCGGCGGCATCGTCTTCCTCCTCCCGATTGCCGTTCTCATCGGGCTGCTGATCTACGGTTTCACCCCGACCTACGCCGCCGGCATCAGCATGCTCGCCGTGGTGGTCGCCTCCTGGTTCTCCCCGAACCGGATGGGACCGAAGGCAATCATCGAGGCGCTCGCTCTCGGCGCCCGCAACATGGTAATGACCGCCATCCTCCTCTGCTCCGTCGGCCTGATCGTCAACGTCATCTCCACCGCCGGCATCGGCAACACCTTTTCGCTGATGATCAACCAGTGGGCCGGGCACAATATGGTCATCGCCATTCTCCTGATCGCCCTCGCTTCGCTGGTCCTCGGCATGGGCCTGCCGGTCACCGCTGCCTACATCGTCCTCGGCACCCTCTCGGCGCCGGCACTGCATGCCCTGATCGCCGACGGCTTCCTGGTCGATGCGCTGATGAACGGCCAGGTCCCCGAGAGCGCCAAGGCGATCTTCATGCTCGCCGCCCCCGAGCACCTGGCGCAGATCGGCCAACCGATGACCCACGCCACCGCGCGGATGATCGTCGATGCGGTGCCGATCGACATGGCGAGCATGGTGCGCGAAGCGGTACTCAGCCCGCACACCCTCACCTACGCCCTGCTCTCCGCGCACCTGATCATCTTCTGGCTGAGCCAGGATTCCAACGTCACCCCGCCGGTCGCCCTGGCCGCCTTCACCGGCGCCGCCATCGCCGGCACCAAGCCGATGGAGACCGGTCTGCAGGCCTGGAAACTGGCCAAGGGGCTCTATGTCATCCCGCTGCTCTTTGCCTACACCCAGTTTATCGGCGGCTCCTGGGCCGGTGATTTCCTGATCTTCTTCTTCGCCTTTTTCGGACTCTACGCCTTTGCCGCCAGCATCGAAGGCTTTATGGAGACCCGGTTGCGCCTGCCGCTGCGCCTGCTCACCTTCGGTTGTGCCGCTGCCCTGCTCTGGCCCCTCCCCTGGTGGGGGCACCTGGCCGGGCTGGCGGTTTTGTCCGCAATTTTCTTTTTTAACTTCCACGCCTCCCGGCGCCAGCTCACAAAACCGGGAGAAACGGGAGCCTAGCGACCGGCAAGCCGATCAGCAGCACTCCAGTCCGACCCTCCCCACCCTTCGTGGCGTGCGGCTGCAGTGCAAGGCAGGCGTTGCGCGGGCCCTTGTTTTTCCGGCGCCAAACCAGCTAGAATGGCAAAGTTAACCTGAAAGGTGACCAATGCCCGGCTTTCTCCTCAAATACGGCCGCCAGTCGCTCCAGGCCGAGATCGCCGGCGGCCAGTTGCTGACGGTCGCGGACCGCGGCGCGACCGCCGAGCCGGAGGCGACGATCCGCGCCGCTCTCGCCGCGCCGATCGGCACCCTCCCCCTCTCCCGCATCCTTCAGCCGGGGGAATCGGTAGCGATTGTCACCTCGGACATCACCCGCTACACTGGCAGCGAGCTCTATCTCCCTCTGCTGGTTGCGGAACTGGAAAGCGCCGGGATTCGGCGTGCGGATATCGTCGTGGTGATTGCCCTCGGCATTCACCGCAAGCAGACTCCTGCCGAGCACGCCAGGACCCTCGGCCCCCTCTTCGGCCAGCTTCGCGTCATCGACCACGACTGTGACGACCCGGCGCAGCTGGTCGACCTCGGCCCCACCGCGGAAGGGCTGCCGGTACAGATCAACCGCACGGTGATGAGCGCCGACCGGGTGATCGTCACCGGCACCATCGGCGTTCACTATTTCGCCGGCTTCGGTGGCGGCCGCAAGGGGCTGGTGCCGGGGGTGGCGTCGCGCGCCACCTGCATGGCGACCCATTTCATGGTCTTCAACCCGCCGGAAATCGGCGGCAAGCACCCCCTCGCCGCTCCGGCGGTACTCGCCGGCAACCCCGTCCATGCGGCGATCCTCGCCGCCGCCCGCAAGGTGCAGCCCGACTTCCTCTTCAACACCGTCCTCACCCCCGACAAGCGGATTGCCGGGGTCTTCTGCGGCGAGCTGGAGGAAGCCCACCGCGCTGGCTGCGACTTCGCCCGCCGCCTTTATACCGTCCCGGTGGAGCAGCCGGCCGACCTGGCGGTGATCTCCTGCGGCGGCTGGCCCAAGGACCTCAATTTCATCCAGGCGCACAAGGCCCTCGACTACGGGGTCAAGGCGCTGCGCGATGGCGGCACCGCCATCCTCCTCGCCGAATGCGCCGACGGCTTCGGCAACCCGACCTTCTTCGACTGGTTCCGCTACCAGGAGCTGGACGCCTTCGAGGCGGCGCTGCGCAACCGCTACGAGATCAATGGCCAGACCGCCCACGCCACCCTCGACAAGGCGCGCCGCTACCGCATTATCCTGGTCAGCGCCTTCACGGGCGAGCAGACCGGCCGCATGGGGATGGAGAAGGCCGCCGACCTTGACGCCGCGCTGCGAATGGCGTATGAAAGGCTGCCCGCTGCGCCGCGGACGGTCGTCATTCCCGACGGCGGCACGGTGCTGCCGGTGACAATTACCCGCTGACCGCTCGTCCCAACTTCATTTCAAGAGAAGCACGAGGCCTGCCCATGCTTGAATCACACATCATCACCGAACTTAAAACCCTGGTCGGCGCCGCCAACGTCTCGACCGAAAACGCCGACCTGATCTGCTATTCCTACGACGCCACCCAGCAGCAGTTCCTCCCCGAAGTCGTCGTCCACCCGGGCTCCACCGAGGAGATCAGCGCCGTCATCAAGCTCGCCAACCGCGAGAAGATTCCGGTCTTTCCCCGCGGCGCCGGCAGCGGCTTCACCGGCGGGGCGTTGCCAACCAAGGGGGGGATCGTGCTGGTCACCGAGCGCCTCGACCAGATCCTCTTGATCGACGAGGAGAACCTGGTGGCGACGGTCCAGCCCGGGGTGGTCACCGAACAGTTCCAGCAGGCGGTGGAGAAGGTCGGCCTCTTCTACCCGCCCGATCCGGCCTCGCTCAAATTTTCGACCCTCGGCGGCAACGTCGCCGAGTGCGCCGGCGGTCCGCGCTGCGTCAAGTACGGCGTGACCAAGGACTACATCCTCGGCCTCGAGATCGTCACCCCGACTGGCGACATCATCCGCACCGGCGGCCCGACCATGAAGGGGGTGGTCGGCTACGACCTGACCAAATTGATGTGCGGCTCGGAAGGGACTCTCGGCGTGATCACCAAGATCGTCATCAAGCTGCTGCCGCTTCCTGAAGCGAAGAAGACGATGCTGGTCCTCTTCGACTCCATCGACGGCGCAGCGCAGGCGGTCTCGGCGATCATCCGCGGCAAGATCATCCCCACCACCCTCGAATTCATGGACGCAGCTACCATCGACTGCGTGCGCAAGGCGACCGGCCTGCAGGTCCCCGACGCCGCCAGGGCGGTGCTGATCATCGAAGTCGACGGCGATGCCGACGTCATCGACCGCCAGGCGGCGAAGATCGCCGAGATCATCCAGCCCCTCGGCGTCGTCGAGACCCGCATCGCCACCACCGCGGCGGAGAGCGAGGCGCTCTGGCAGATCCGCCGTTCGGTCTCGGCTTCCTTACGCAAGGTCAACCCCGACAAGTTCAACGAGGACATCTGCGTGCCGCGCTCCAAGGTGCCGGAGATGATCCGCAAGGTCGACGCCATCGCCGGCAAGTACAATATCCCGATCGTCAACTTCGGCCACGCCGGGGACGGCAACATCCACGTCAACGTCATGATCGACAAGAAGGTTCCCGGCGAACTGGAGAAGGCAGAGCAGGCGATCGAGGAGGTCTTCCGCGGCGCCCTGGAACTGGGCGGCACCATGAGCGGCGAGCATGGCGTCGGCATCGCCAAGGCGGCCTATATCCCGCTGGAGCTTTCCCCCGAGGCGAGCGAGTACATGAAGACGATCAAGCGCGCCCTCGACCCCAACAACATTCTCAATCCGGGGAAAATCTTCCTGGACAACTGAGCGATCTCCGCCACAGAGGCACAGAGACAGAGAGATAGGTCCGATATAGCTTTTCTCTGCACCTTCCTGTCTCAAGTGAGCGAAGCGAACGGGTGGCAGATAATCAACATGACCAAGCTG is a window encoding:
- a CDS encoding TRAP transporter permease is translated as MSAPDSAAESLPIPSHALLFIGVTVSLLHLWFNLVTVLSSLWQNSLHFAGFALMAVLVYPVRKDGGRFWQGLDLLLGLLAAGSAIYLISMEDAIYARGVRLLPTEWLAGIVLILCALELTRRVAGWFIPVLILIALSYIGWWGGAISGVFKFAGLSPETILFRSIYGDDALFGTIASISSSYVFMFILFGAFLLRSGAGEFVIDLARAVAGRMVGGPGLVAVMASGLMGTISGSAVANTASTGVITIPLMKRAGFPAKFAAGVEAAASTGGQLMPPIMGAGAFVMASYTEISYNTIVLVSILPAILYFATVGFFVRIEAKRSHVDALDHEEVSALAVFKRGGIVFLLPIAVLIGLLIYGFTPTYAAGISMLAVVVASWFSPNRMGPKAIIEALALGARNMVMTAILLCSVGLIVNVISTAGIGNTFSLMINQWAGHNMVIAILLIALASLVLGMGLPVTAAYIVLGTLSAPALHALIADGFLVDALMNGQVPESAKAIFMLAAPEHLAQIGQPMTHATARMIVDAVPIDMASMVREAVLSPHTLTYALLSAHLIIFWLSQDSNVTPPVALAAFTGAAIAGTKPMETGLQAWKLAKGLYVIPLLFAYTQFIGGSWAGDFLIFFFAFFGLYAFAASIEGFMETRLRLPLRLLTFGCAAALLWPLPWWGHLAGLAVLSAIFFFNFHASRRQLTKPGETGA
- the larA gene encoding nickel-dependent lactate racemase, which produces MPGFLLKYGRQSLQAEIAGGQLLTVADRGATAEPEATIRAALAAPIGTLPLSRILQPGESVAIVTSDITRYTGSELYLPLLVAELESAGIRRADIVVVIALGIHRKQTPAEHARTLGPLFGQLRVIDHDCDDPAQLVDLGPTAEGLPVQINRTVMSADRVIVTGTIGVHYFAGFGGGRKGLVPGVASRATCMATHFMVFNPPEIGGKHPLAAPAVLAGNPVHAAILAAARKVQPDFLFNTVLTPDKRIAGVFCGELEEAHRAGCDFARRLYTVPVEQPADLAVISCGGWPKDLNFIQAHKALDYGVKALRDGGTAILLAECADGFGNPTFFDWFRYQELDAFEAALRNRYEINGQTAHATLDKARRYRIILVSAFTGEQTGRMGMEKAADLDAALRMAYERLPAAPRTVVIPDGGTVLPVTITR
- a CDS encoding FAD-binding oxidoreductase; amino-acid sequence: MLESHIITELKTLVGAANVSTENADLICYSYDATQQQFLPEVVVHPGSTEEISAVIKLANREKIPVFPRGAGSGFTGGALPTKGGIVLVTERLDQILLIDEENLVATVQPGVVTEQFQQAVEKVGLFYPPDPASLKFSTLGGNVAECAGGPRCVKYGVTKDYILGLEIVTPTGDIIRTGGPTMKGVVGYDLTKLMCGSEGTLGVITKIVIKLLPLPEAKKTMLVLFDSIDGAAQAVSAIIRGKIIPTTLEFMDAATIDCVRKATGLQVPDAARAVLIIEVDGDADVIDRQAAKIAEIIQPLGVVETRIATTAAESEALWQIRRSVSASLRKVNPDKFNEDICVPRSKVPEMIRKVDAIAGKYNIPIVNFGHAGDGNIHVNVMIDKKVPGELEKAEQAIEEVFRGALELGGTMSGEHGVGIAKAAYIPLELSPEASEYMKTIKRALDPNNILNPGKIFLDN